The window AGATCTAATTCCCTTAAGAGGGATAAACCTGGTAAAGAAGACAATGATGGGTAAGCTCTTCCCCCTTTATATCCACTAAAGGGCGGTATTAGAAATTTTCTTATCCGACGAATTGCAGAAGGGGGCGCTCCTGTAGCTGTTCTATTGGCATAAAGCTCAGTTAGATGTGTCATGTTTCCCAAGTCTTTGGGCAAACCGTTGAGTTCTGAACAGCCACTAAGATAAAGAGTTTTAAGAGATTTCAAGTTGCAGATGCTGTCTGGAAGACTACCCAGTGACTTGCACTCTTTCAAATCTAACAAACCAAGCCTTTCCAGATCTCCAATAGATGGGTCAATCTCGCGCAAGCTTGTGCAACCTTCAAGAATTAGTTTCTCCAAATTTGGGGTGCTGGAAAAGTTTGAGACCATTACGAGGTCTTTAGAGTGACTGAGAATGATGGCTGTTAGATTGGAAACCTGTTAAAAAGTATGTTGCTTGAATAAATAATCTACGAGTAACATAAAGAAAAGGCGCATATAAAAGGAAACGTATAAAGAAAGTATACATACCATTTTCCCTAACCCAAATTTTCTTATGTTGCTATACGGCATGTTGAGTTCCACTAGTTTCGCAGGGTCAAAATTTGACGGCAAAGAATTCAAAGGGTATCCATGCCAATAGAGATAGCATAAATTCCCTGAAGGaaatttaaaatcacttttaatgCACACTTTGCAATCCTCTTCACCAGAAACAACTTCAGAACCCAAGAAAATTTTGAGCAATCGAAGTTGAGTCATATCTGTCATTGCTTGAGTAGATAAATTTATGTTGTCTAGTTTCGATAAATCTAGGAGTATGCCTTCAATTGACTTGGTCCCCTGTCAAAAGAGCAGATGATAAGCAATAAGCATAACGTGCATATGGTTTTACCTAGTTACATAGATTATAGAAGAGCATTCATACCTTCATCCTTTCCTCCAATACATCTTGTACATCCATATGATGCCACAATCGGCTGCGTATACCTTTGTCCCAGAGACTTTCATCACGCACGATTTTATGACCCAATTTTTGTATCAAATTATGCATGCCAACCTTCCCATTTGAAATTGTTAGAAGACACCTATTTTGTAGAAATCTTATTCCACCCTCAACATCAAAATCATGActctttagtatttttataataaaatctttaTACTCTCCTTTAAAGAAACATGCAATGTCAAGGAATATTGCCTTAGAAGTTAATGATAGTCCATCAAAACTTACTTTAAACACATCTAAAATTTCCATGTTAGGTTCTTTACCAAGGTTACGTAACTCACTTTCCCATTCATCGTGTTGCTTATTGCATAGAAAATTACCCAATACTTTGAGAGCTAAGGGAAGACCTTGACAATACCGTACGAAACGTTtggaaatattataaaattcaacatttggaaaacttttattaaaagcaTGCCAACTGAAGAGTTCAAGAGCTTCGCACCCATTTAATCCTGGAAGCTCATATAATTCATCCACTTTGTGCTCCAGCAAACTTTTatctctagatgttataaaaaTTCTACTTCCTTCAGCAAACCAATCATGTCCTCCAGCTAACTTTTCTAATTGCTCCTTAGCATTCACACCATCAATGACAAGAAGAACCTTTTCACGGTGAAGCATTCTCTGTAACACAATAATTCCTTGATCAAGAGTACTTATTTGTGGTTCTCCTCTGGGTGAGATATCACAAAGAAGTTGTTGTTGCAAATCCAGTAGACCATGAGGCTCTTTGGAAACGTCTCCAACTTTGTCCAGAAAGCTTTTGCTCTTAAATGGATAACAGAGTTCATTATAAATAGCTTTAGCCATTGTGGACTTGCCTACTCCATCAAGTCCACATATCCCCACCATGAGAACATCTTCTGGAACATCTTTTGACTTAATGGTCATCAACTTCGTTATTTCATTCAGATGTATATTCACCCCAACCAGGTTTGTGCCGACATGTAAACGTTCACGATTTATGTGAGATGAAATATCACTAATAATATCTTGAAGAAGCTGGGATTCATGTCTATACACAATTATAAGATACAAAAGAAGATGTGAAGTTTCAGAGAGTGAACTACAGAGATGTAAATATTTGCAAAGTAAATTTGATGGTATTCAGTTTTGTTCAAAGCAGTTAAATTACgaacaaaacaatataaattaaaggaattgaatcaaatttaattaaattccaTATCTAGCTTCATTTTGTACCTatgcaaaaaaggaaaaaaaaaaaaaaaagaaagaaaaggaaaaaaaatctggaataaaatggaaaatgtgATTTTTGTTAGCCTTAGAATGATACATGTTTGGTATTCAGTTATTGTCTTAATTAAGGTGTCACAATGTTATGTCCCTTCTACAGTAAATGATGCTATTATTAGAATCCTAGAAAAAATGACCACCAGAATGTTGTCTAATCTTTCCAGTCTAGTATATGCTGACTGTAAATTGAAGCATAAACTATCCTCCTGTccattcattttttccatttcaaacAAGTTGTTCATGAGAACACTTCTCCGATATTCTAGTGAATTAGGGCAGCCAAGAGTGTTTGTAAAAGCACTTCTTGCAACTTGCCGATGTATTAATTATAAGGGACTTTTTTGCCTTCTCAATTCACTTGCCAAAACTTCAGCTTACCTTAGGGTTCTTGTGTTTCCTCAGTCCCTTTTTTGCTAACTAATACGGGAGGGATTTTAGGAACTGCTTAATGTGGAGCTGAGCAGAATGGATGAGGGAGGATTGTTGAGAGAGGTTTTTAACTCACGATTCCCCTTATAGCTTAGGGCTCTATGAAACGAGGCTCTCTCTCCCATATTAAGCATCAATCAAAAGCACAAGTAGTATCTCCcctctcccttctcttcccagtTTTGTGAGGCTAGGTATATCAAATCTGCACATTCTTTAGTTCTACTCATCATATAAAGGATaactatattttctatttctttatgGTGAAACAAATTTAGGTTTAAAATTGGTAATGACCTAGTGTGGTGCGAGAGATGATTGGAAACCTCGTTCTACTTTCAATCTTGTGACCTAGGGAATTCTTAATTTTACCCCGGCCTAAGATTCATGCTGCAATAATCCTCAATGTATACCATAATAATATCCCTACTTTTGTGCATTGTCTAGGAAATggcataaaaataattattgtttatCTTACAAAGGGGAGAAGCTAGATGGtgataattatgatatatggcatcacaaaatccaatatgtcCTTGATGAGTAAGAGGTATTGGACCCGATCAATGAATGAACCATGTGCCCATATTATTGTTACATTGTTTCAATTTTTGACATTAGTATCACAACATATGTGTAAATTGGCTATACAATTTTCTtaagcgagagagagagagagagagagagagagagagagagagagagagagagagagagagagagagagagagagagagagatgtagGCTCTCTAGAAGACAATAGTCAAGCATATTTAGTCTTAAACCATTAAGAGTGTTCATATAAGCTTTCTTATAAGCTCAAGTGACTTTGGTCTAACTTGGGTTTAGGTCACTTGATCTAACTTATTTAAAGAGATGTAAGCTCTCTAGAAGACAATAGTCAAGAATGTTTAGTCTTAAACCCTTAAGAGTGTTTTTATAAGCTTTCTTATGGGCTCAAGTGACTTTGGTCTAACTTGagtttaggtcacttaatctaacttgTTTAGTTCTAATGAATTAATAAATCTTCATAGACTCTAATGGATTAATTAGCCAAATTCAGAAAAAacccaaattaattaattataaaatccTACACAagcttgcatttttttttatcaaaacaccctaatgcacataaatgattaattctCTATAAAACCTTAAGACTTTGTGCTAACAAAGAATATGGGCTTGAGTAGCGTTGAATGAGACTTATAGGAAATGCTAATTTTCTAAGAATCTAATTATAAAGTTAACTCaacatttcattaaaaatagtCAATTACACTTTAGTATCCCATGAAATTACACCAACTCCTTATGAGCTGGTGTTCATAATCCAATAAGGTAAATGCTATTAACCTTTCAAAATTACCTCTACAATCCTTGAGTCTCGATTATCTCTATTTTGTGATCATTTGACATACTCCAGTTTACAAAAGATAGATGCCAAATTTCATTTTAGGAATTACTATGGtcacaaattatattataacaaATGCTTAGGATCGATCACCCAAAAAGGACATGCTATCTCaattttataagatattatAGTGTCTCTTATGAGAATACTTTTCACCACTTCTTAGGacatataaggaaaaaaaatatgttccATCATATCCTAgccaaaattaataaataaataactctaaTGGTTTCAAATGCCAAGATTATTCTCTCTATTAGCCTTAGACCTTGCCATAGTATGCTATTCAATTGCATAAATCTCCTAAGATTATAGCATATGCCTTAGCCTATCTTATCTTGCTATTCAATTGTATAAATATGCACAATATCATGTTGTAATGAATTGAGGTGtttttgctttgtaaagaccGGCCCTTGCATTTCAATTCCTCATTAAatgaatgtatatatataagttttaaaccCCTTAATTGATTGGATTGAAAATGAGCTTTTTTAGGTCCTAAATCTTTCTCATTTGCTTCAAAAAAGTTTTGCTTAATGAAGCACTTCAATATAACAAAGAACTTTTAAATATCATATCAATGGAAAATTCGAATGAGATGACCATTTTAATTACAAATGCtcctaattaaattaaaaggatTTAGATTAAAATTTGTAAGGAATACATAAAATTGGGGTTGGCCTTGTTGTATAGGCAAAAGATCTAATACCATTTTCTTATAAAGGCAAAAGCTTTAACATTAAGGAGATCACACACAAAGGTATATAAGGTTTTATCGTGATGAAGGAGATCATTTAACTGTACTAAGGAAAATATTgcaaataacataaattaaatataattttgaaatgttgaaacatttcatattttctcactttttgtATCTACACATTGAATTACAAGCCTTCACTTCACTAGTGGGTGTACTCTctcattcttcctcacatctctatctaTCCTATATAATCttcacaaaatcattttttattataaacttagaaatttataaagatattcctaaaaactttcattcttttataaaaagaaaattaaataataaattttaacttaacaacttaaaaataatttaacttaaacttaaattattaaataaaaagtattaaatttttatcaaacgTGGTCTAAGCGTATAAGTAGACAATATAATTTAGGAAGAAGGGTGGGAGATGAGATTAATTGCTTCCACGGGACAAAATTGCATATACCAAAATATTGGTTGTAAAACTTGTTATAGTTTACTGGAAAATAAATCAAGAGACAGAAAGGAGAAATTTTGCAAACGAGAGATGAAGGAAAGTTATACTTACGTATTTGGGTCCACTTGATATCCACTCAAATTGGCTGCTGCAGTCAAAGCATTTTGCCAGTTCTCTATCATCGCAACTTCATCCTCGTCTGCGTCTTCAACGGGAGAAGTATGCCTTGTGGCATAACTTCCCCTCTGATGTCGTACATCTGAAGGATTCACATGAAAGAAAATCGGCAAAACAATTCTGCTATCATCGCTTGCATTTGACTCAATAATAGCCAGTAATTCATTTAAACACCATCGGGAATCAGCATAGTTCTCAGAGAAAACTACTATACAAATACGTGAATTTTTAATAGCATGTAAGAGTCGAGCTGAAATCTCCCCTCCACGTTCAAGTTGCTTATCATCTCTAAATGTACGAATTCCATTTGCAGCTAAACCTGCATAAAGATGATCGACAAAATTCTTACGGGTATCCTCCCCTCTAAAACTCAAAAATACATCATACCAGAATTGGGTACTGGTTGAAGCCATTCAAGACAGGTGGTGTGCTAAAATTGCAAAGAACTGAGATTTCTCTGCTATGATGCTGAGGCTTCAGATAAATGTAACATTTTATGCGGTTTCTTATAATCTTAGCCTGGTGGGTGGGAACAGGTTTCCAGGAAGGAGCATCGGCCCccaaaagtcaaaagtcaaaa is drawn from Vitis riparia cultivar Riparia Gloire de Montpellier isolate 1030 chromosome 18, EGFV_Vit.rip_1.0, whole genome shotgun sequence and contains these coding sequences:
- the LOC117907635 gene encoding disease resistance protein RUN1-like, with the protein product MTIKSKDVPEDVLMVGICGLDGVGKSTMAKAIYNELCYPFKSKSFLDKVGDVSKEPHGLLDLQQQLLCDISPRGEPQISTLDQGIIVLQRMLHREKVLLVIDGVNAKEQLEKLAGGHDWCLLTISNGKVGMHNLIQKLGHKIVRDESLWDKGIRSRLWHHMDVQDVLEERMKGTKSIEGILLDLSKLDNINLSTQAMTDMTQLRLLKIFLGSEVVSGEEDCKVCIKSDFKFPSGNLCYLYWHGYPLNSLPSNFDPAKLVELNMPYSNIRKFGLGKMVSNLTAIILSHSKDLVMVSNFSSTPNLEKLILEGCTSLREIDPSIGDLERLGLLDLKECKSLGSLPDSICNLKSLKTLYLSGCSELNGLPKDLGNMTHLTELYANRTATGAPPSAIRRIRKFLIPPFSGYKGGRAYPSLSSLPGLSLLRELDLSDCYWWDAKIPYDFWRLYSLEKLNLSGNPITIMPASIKELSRLKVLVLGRCKRLQSLPKLPPSLQELDAHECVSLSYVVKKHAPESQFCILVPGDKVPAWFDFRGEKSSTIFPGVKVPARFDFHPWEASVAIHSGDLLGIWVCFVFAFKDQLPQIHDDISCRLNNFSFFYSYRDKWSGEHSSNRHMWLAYQPCSAFDICFPETWRNIEASFELSGVTDASEIERGIHLIYRKYSQKKQRIKN